The Hippoglossus stenolepis isolate QCI-W04-F060 chromosome 11, HSTE1.2, whole genome shotgun sequence genome includes a window with the following:
- the LOC118118043 gene encoding leucine rich adaptor protein 1, protein MAEESLRDFFPEMREVENKVGRKTPESLLMWMRDAADCGDGCRCDVGDRGDHSSASSGSFSDRISCLKQEMRRLRSADVRILRQLLAVHEGIEAMRWLMEERGSLVSGGGSLTGSLSSLVTVEEHGPSVTPCRESQSPTFPQDLTETTGEDSAGQRSPHDDGDSFHKSYLDVLSPESGGGRSPSPSNSEFEPNPANGLVSASLQKSQTQDVDAGQDPTAGACTISRALLRSRKARKEVKADISGFTQESGEIQTERSPPQESFRASPNEVMEEQESASTAETVLLGYDAQWCWVESQDDVTFL, encoded by the exons ATGGCAGAGGAGAGCCTCCGGGATTTCTTTCCAGAGATGAGGGAGGTGGAAAATAAGGTCGGGAGGAAAACACCAGAGAGTCTTCTGATGTGGATGAGGGATGCTGCGGACTGTGGAGACGGCTGCAGGTGTGATGTGGGGGACAGGGGAGACCACAGCTCTGCCTCCAGTGGAAGCTTCTCTGACAGGATCAGCTGTTTGAAACAAGAGATG AGAAGGCTGCGCTCTGCCGATGTGAGGATTCTGCGGCAGCTGCTTGCCGTGCACGAGGGTATCGAGGCCATGCGTTGGCTGATGGAGGAGCGGGGATCCCTGGTCAGTGGCGGCGGCAGCTTGACAGGAAGCCTGAGCAGCCTGGTCACTGTAGAGGAGCACGGGCCCTCTGTGACGCCCTGCAG GGAGAGCCAGAGTCCGACCTTCCCTCAAGATTTGACAGAAACAACAGGTGAGGACTCCGCAGGTCAGCGATCACCACATGATGATGGTGATTCATTCCACAAGAGCTACTTGGATGTTCTGAGCCCCGAGTCTGGAGGAGGGAGATCTCCAAGTCCTTCCAACTCTGAGTTTGAACCCAACCCTGCCAACGGTTTGGTCAGTGCCAGTTTACAAAAGTCACAAACACAGGACGTGGACGCAGGTCAAGACCCCACAGCTGGAGCTTGTACCATCAGCAGAGCTCTGCTCAGATCTAGAAAGGCAAGAAAAGAAGTGAAAGCAGATATTAGTGGTTTTACCCAAGAGTCCGGGGAGATTCAAACAGAGCGCAGTCCGCCTCAGGAGAGTTTCAGAGCCTCTCCGAATGAAGTGATGGAGGAGCAAGAGAGTGCATCAACTGCAGAGACTGTTCTGCTGGGGTATGACGCTCAGTGGTGCTGGGTGGAGTCGCAGGATGATGTGACGTTTTTGTGA